A single Tachypleus tridentatus isolate NWPU-2018 chromosome 9, ASM421037v1, whole genome shotgun sequence DNA region contains:
- the LOC143227390 gene encoding motile sperm domain-containing protein 2-like produces the protein MKVKLHKKNYSTLLNQKKFVTYWIEKLDRETSGRKISLLMDCTGCDLSNMDMELIMYIITLFKYYFPFALGYIYIYQMPWLFKAFWKIVKIRLPTKTTRIFKFINKSSIKNYIALDQLPLYLGGSCTLDYAIMQSDSKQSEKKLNFLCSELRSSCYHFGSHTSIAFNLMVDLSAFIHQEIECYMGQPLSPDIVQVPPKLAESMQKDEDFDPLFQPPECALSSPSQPGKSS, from the exons ATGAAGGTAAAACTTCATAAGAAAAATTATTCCACCCTGCTGAACCAAAAAAAATTTGTAACTTACTGGATAGAAAAGTTGGACAGAGAAACCAGTGGAAGGAAAATATCACTTTTGATGGACTGTACTGGTTGTGATCTCTCAAATATG GATATGGAACTGATCATGTACATAATAACCCTATTTAAATACTATTTTCCTTTTGCTTTGG gttacatatatatctatCAAATGCCTTGGTTGTTTaaag cCTTTTGGAAGATTGTAAAGATCAGGCTACCAACGAAAACAACCAGAATATTTAAGTTTATCAACAAATCGTCTATCAAAAATTATATAGCTCTTGACCAGCTGCCTCTCTACCTGGGAGGTTCT tgtacCCTAGATTATGCTATAATGCAGTCAGATAgcaaacaaagtgaaaaaaag TTGAATTTCTTGTGCAGTGAACTCAGAAGTTCATGTTACCACTTTGGGAGTCACACCAGCATTGCTTTTAACCTGATGGTGGATTTATCTGCTTTTATTCATCAAGAGATCGAATGCTACATGGGTCAACCTTTGTCCCCAGACATTGTCCAGGTTCCTCCTAAGTTGGCTGAATCTATGCAGAAAGACGAGGACTTTGATCCTCTTTTCCAACCTCCAGAGTGTGCCCTTTCTTCTCCTTCACAGCCTGGGAAATCATCTTGA